Genomic DNA from Desulfovibrio sp. JC022:
TGCAATTCAACTATCTCGGATGCTACGGCAACGAGACGGTCAAGACCCCGCATCTTGACCGTTTCGCCCGTCAATCCGTTCTTTTCGAAAACGCTTATAGTGAAGGAGTCCCGACCGTCCCGGTACGCCGCGCACTCATGACCGGACGCTTCACCCTCCCTTACGGTGGATGGCAGCCTTTAGGCAGTGATGACACCACCATCACCGACATCCTCTGGGGTCGCAACATGCAGACCGCGCTCATTTACGACACCGCCCCCATGCGCCTCGCCAAGTTCGGCTACTCCCGCGGTTTCGATTATGTGGACTTCTGCCCCGGACAGGAGCTGGACCACACCACTTTTGAAAACGAGCCTCTCGATCCGGCCCTTAAACCCGAAGATTTCACCTCCGCCACCATGGTCTGGGATGAAAACGGCGAATACATCGATGATGAAAGCCCGCAGCTTCTGGACGAAATCGGTTGCTTTCTGCGCCAGCAGCAGCACCGCCGCACCGAAGCAGACAGCTACGTTGCCAAGGTTATGAACCGCACCGACAGCTGGCTCAGGGAACGCCGCGACAAGAACCGCCCGTTCTTCCTCTGGATCGATTCATTTGATCCCCACGAGCCTTGGGATCCGCCGTCCGTATGGAAAGGCGAACCCTGCCCCTACGATCCCGAGTACGAAGGAAACCCCATCATGCTCGCCCCGTGGGTTCCGGTGGAAGGCCGTATCACCGAGCGCGAATGCGAACACATCCGCGCTCTGTACATGGAAAAAATCACTGACGTGGATCGCTGGGTAGGCAGGACTCTGGATTCCATCCGCGAGCAGGGACTCATGGATGAAACCATGGTTGTGATCATGTCCGACCACGGCCAGCCCATGGGCGAAGCTGAACACGGCCACGGTATCATGCGTAAATCCCGCCCCTGGCCTTACGAAGAGCTGGTCCACGTGCCGCTCATGATGCACATCCCCGGAGTTGAGGGCGGACAGCGCATTTCCTCCTTTGTGCAGAACGTTGACGTAACCGCAACCATCATGGATGTCCTCGACCTGCTCGATACCGAAGACGGCATCAGCGATCACGGCATGAAAACCTTCGGTGCTGAAGATTATCAGGGCGAAAGTTTGCTGCCCATGATGCAGGGCGAAGTGGACAAGATCCGCGATTACGCCATTGCCGGATACTACGGCATGTCCTGGTCCATCATCACCGATGAATACAGCTACGTGCATTGGCTGGTCAGTGAAGATGAAAAGAACAACGCCGACTGCGTGGAAGGTGCCGACAAAGTCATGTCCGAGGATATGTGGACCTGCACCGCCGGGGCCAAGATCGAAGTTCCCCAGCACAACGAACTGTACGACCGCCGCAAGGACCCCTTCCAGCTGAACAACATTGCTGAAGAGAATCCCGAAAAAGCCGAAGAGCTGCTCCAGAAGCTCAAACTCGTCATCGGCGAACTGCGCACGACCTAATTCAAACCAACAAGGGCGGTCAGGTTATCCCGACCGCCCATAATAATATTTCAGTGGAGAAATCATGTTTACCGAACTGACTGACGCAAACTACAGCGCAACTGTAGCCGAGACCGTATCCGGTGTGCTCATCTGCTACAAGCAGCAGTGCCCGCATTGCAAGAACATGGAAAAGGTACTGGAAAAATTCAGCAAAAAAAATCCCGATGTAAACCTGTTCAAACTGGACAGCGAAGCCAACCCCGAAGCACTGGCTGACCTTGATTCCGAACGCGCCCCGACCATCTTCGTCATCAAAGGCGGAAAAATGGTGGCCCGCAAAGGTGGATTGATGAATCCCAAAGAAATGAAAGCTTTCTTCGCCGCAGCATAGAAGCAATTACAAGCAACGGGAGAGATCATGAGTGAAAGCACAATATACGATATGGTGATTGTGGGTGGCGGACCTGCCGGAATGACCGCAGGCATCTACGCAGCCCGCGCCGGACTGAAAGCCGTAATTCTTGAAGAAAATATCACCGGAGGAC
This window encodes:
- a CDS encoding sulfatase; this translates as MSFDKSKIKNVVFIMLDTLQFNYLGCYGNETVKTPHLDRFARQSVLFENAYSEGVPTVPVRRALMTGRFTLPYGGWQPLGSDDTTITDILWGRNMQTALIYDTAPMRLAKFGYSRGFDYVDFCPGQELDHTTFENEPLDPALKPEDFTSATMVWDENGEYIDDESPQLLDEIGCFLRQQQHRRTEADSYVAKVMNRTDSWLRERRDKNRPFFLWIDSFDPHEPWDPPSVWKGEPCPYDPEYEGNPIMLAPWVPVEGRITERECEHIRALYMEKITDVDRWVGRTLDSIREQGLMDETMVVIMSDHGQPMGEAEHGHGIMRKSRPWPYEELVHVPLMMHIPGVEGGQRISSFVQNVDVTATIMDVLDLLDTEDGISDHGMKTFGAEDYQGESLLPMMQGEVDKIRDYAIAGYYGMSWSIITDEYSYVHWLVSEDEKNNADCVEGADKVMSEDMWTCTAGAKIEVPQHNELYDRRKDPFQLNNIAEENPEKAEELLQKLKLVIGELRTT
- a CDS encoding thioredoxin family protein, whose product is MFTELTDANYSATVAETVSGVLICYKQQCPHCKNMEKVLEKFSKKNPDVNLFKLDSEANPEALADLDSERAPTIFVIKGGKMVARKGGLMNPKEMKAFFAAA